From a region of the Asterias amurensis chromosome 2, ASM3211899v1 genome:
- the LOC139952854 gene encoding protein transport protein Sec61 subunit alpha, with protein MVKFLEVLKPFCAVLPEISKPERKIQFREKVLWTAITLFIFLVCCQIPLFGIMSSDSADPFYWLRVIIASNRGTLMELGISPIVTSGLIMQLLAGAKIIEVGDTPKDRALFNGAQKLFGMIITVGQAIVYVMTGMYGDPAEIGAGICLVIIIQLFVAGLIVLLLDELLQKGYGLGSGISLFIATNVCETIVWRAFSPATVNTGRGTEFEGAVIALFHLLATRTDKVRALREAFYRQNLPNLMNLMATILVFAIVIYFQGFRVDLPIKSARYRGQYSSYPIKLFYTSNIPIILQSTLVSNLYVISQMMAVKFSGNFFVNLLGVWAEAGDSGPHRSYPVGGLCYYMSPPENFGHMMVDPIHAVFYIIFMLGSCAFFSKTWIDVSGSSAKDVAKQLKDQQMVMRGHREKSMIHELNRYIPTAAAFGGLCIGALSVMADLLGAIGSGTGILLAVTIIYQYFEIFVKEQSEMGGMGSLLF; from the exons ATTCCTCTGTTCGGTATCATGTCGTCAGACTCGGCGGATCCCTTCTACTGGCTTCGTGTCATTATTGCATCAAACAGAG GTACCTTGATGGAGTTGGGTATATCACCCATCGTGACATCAGGTCTGATCATGCAACTTCTTGCCGGTGCTAAGATCATCGAGGTTGGAGACACCCCCAAAGATAGAGCACTCTTCAACGGAGCACAAAAAC TGTTTGGTATGATCATTACTGTCGGCCAGGCTATTGTCTATGTCATGACAGGAATGTATGGTGACCCCGCTGAAATTGGTGCCGGTATCTGCCTTGTCATCATCATTCAG ttgtTTGTTGCTGGTCTGATTGTGCTGTTGCTGGATGAACTGCTGCAAAAGGGCTATGGACTCGGGTCTGGTATCTCCCTCTTCATCGCTACCAATGTATGCGAGACTATTGTATGGAGGGCATTTAGTCCGGCTACCGTCAACACCGGCAGAG GGACTGAGTTTGAGGGTGCCGTCATTGCCCTTTTCCATCTGTTGGCCACACGTACCGATAAGGTTCGTGCTCTTCGTGAAGCTTTCTACAGACAGAACCTGCCTAACCTGATGAACCTGATGGCTACTATCTTGGTGTTTGCTATTGTCATCTACTTCCAG GGCTTCCGTGTGGATCTTCCCATCAAGTCAGCTCGCTACCGTGGCCAGTACAGCTCCTACCCCATCAAGTTGTTCTACACATCTAATATACCCATCATTCTACAGAGTACTCTCGTCTCAAACTTATACGTCATATCTCAG aTGATGGCTGTAAAGTTTAGCGGCAACTTCTTTGTCAATTTACTCGGTGTTTGGGCG GAAGCGGGCGATTCGGGGCCGCATCGATCGTATCCTGTAGGGGGACTGTGTTACTACATGTCCCCACCGGAGAACTTTGGCCACATGATGGTCGATCCCATACATGCTGTCTTCTACATCATCTTCATGCTTGGATCTTGCGCATTCTTCTCCAAGACGTGGATTGATGTGTCTGGCTCCTCCGCTAAGGAT GTCGCTAAGCAACTGAAGGACCAACAGATGGTGATGAGAGGTCACAGAGAGAAGTCTATGATCCATGAACTCAACAG GTACATCCCAACAGCAGCTGCCTTTGGTGGTCTGTGCATCGGCGCTCTCTCCGTTATGGCTGATCTCCTGGGAGCAATTGGCTCCGGCACGGGTATCTTACTGGCGGTCACCATCATCTACCAATACTTTGAGATCTTTGTCAAGGAGCAGAGTGAGATGGGAGGCATGGGTAGTTTACTCTTCTAG